A genome region from Nodosilinea sp. FACHB-141 includes the following:
- the purE gene encoding 5-(carboxyamino)imidazole ribonucleotide mutase encodes MTNSEIGSDNSPEIGIIMGSDSDLPTMAAAIEICTEFGVAHEVAIVSAHRTPERMVTYAQTARDRGLKVIIAGAGGAAHLPGMVAALTPLPVIGVPVVSRTMQGLDSLYSIVQMPAGIPVATVAIGNAMNAGLLAVQILATDRPTLLDQVAQYRRALEASVLAKQQKLDQLGPQSYLANQV; translated from the coding sequence ATGACTAACTCTGAGATTGGCTCTGACAACAGCCCTGAAATTGGCATCATTATGGGCAGCGATTCAGACCTGCCCACCATGGCTGCCGCCATTGAGATCTGTACCGAGTTTGGGGTCGCTCACGAAGTGGCCATTGTGTCGGCCCACCGTACCCCCGAGCGCATGGTTACCTATGCTCAAACTGCCCGCGATCGCGGCCTCAAGGTGATCATTGCCGGAGCTGGAGGGGCCGCTCACCTGCCCGGCATGGTCGCTGCCCTCACCCCACTACCAGTAATCGGCGTCCCCGTAGTCAGCCGCACTATGCAAGGGCTCGATTCGCTCTACTCCATTGTGCAAATGCCAGCAGGCATTCCGGTAGCCACAGTTGCCATTGGCAATGCCATGAATGCTGGGCTGCTGGCGGTGCAGATTTTGGCTACCGATCGCCCTACCCTACTCGACCAGGTCGCCCAATATCGCCGCGCTCTTGAAGCTTCAGTGCTCGCCAAACAGCAAAAACTCGATCAGCTTGGACCCCAAAGCTACTTAGCGAATCAAGTTTAG
- the bchM gene encoding magnesium protoporphyrin IX methyltransferase, translating to MTATDDKTVVREYFNATGFDRWQRIYGDGEVNKVQLDIRKGHQQTVDTLMGWLEADGNLAGLSCCDAGCGVGSLTIPLAQAGAQVYASDISAKMVEEARQRAEVALEGKNLPTFEVKDLEELAGRYHTVICLDVLIHYPQDKVQGMISHLGSLAESRLIMSFAPKTLFYSALKKVGEFFPGPSKTTRAYLHREADIVKALEAEGWRIERRTLTKTQFYFSRMLEAVKDQ from the coding sequence ATGACTGCCACTGACGACAAAACCGTAGTTCGCGAATACTTCAATGCCACTGGCTTTGACCGCTGGCAGCGCATCTACGGCGATGGCGAAGTCAATAAAGTTCAGCTCGACATTCGCAAGGGTCATCAGCAGACCGTAGACACGCTGATGGGCTGGCTAGAGGCCGATGGCAATCTGGCTGGGCTCAGCTGCTGCGATGCGGGCTGCGGCGTAGGCAGTCTAACGATTCCCCTGGCTCAGGCAGGTGCGCAGGTCTATGCCAGCGACATCTCCGCCAAAATGGTCGAGGAGGCCCGCCAAAGAGCGGAGGTAGCTTTAGAGGGCAAAAATTTGCCTACCTTTGAGGTCAAAGACCTGGAGGAGTTGGCCGGTCGCTACCACACAGTGATTTGCTTAGACGTGCTGATTCACTATCCTCAGGACAAAGTGCAGGGCATGATCAGCCATCTCGGTTCGCTAGCCGAGTCGCGCCTGATTATGAGCTTTGCGCCCAAGACGCTGTTCTATAGCGCGCTGAAGAAGGTGGGCGAATTCTTCCCGGGGCCGAGCAAAACCACTCGTGCATATCTGCACCGGGAGGCCGACATTGTGAAGGCGCTGGAGGCCGAAGGCTGGCGCATCGAGCGGCGCACCTTGACCAAGACCCAGTTTTACTTCTCGCGCATGCTAGAAGCCGTCAAAGACCAGTAG
- a CDS encoding DUF423 domain-containing protein, with product MTLERLWIAIAAVLGGTAVAAGAFATHALKPQLSDRLLAVFETAARYQMYHALALLLLVLVRHQGLAAPGWLAVSGWALIAGTVVFSGSLYVLALTGQTMLGAWH from the coding sequence ATGACTCTAGAGCGGCTATGGATCGCGATCGCAGCGGTGCTGGGCGGCACCGCCGTAGCCGCAGGAGCCTTTGCCACCCACGCCCTTAAACCTCAGCTCAGCGATCGACTGCTGGCGGTGTTTGAGACCGCAGCCCGCTATCAGATGTACCACGCCCTGGCTCTGCTGCTGCTGGTCCTAGTGCGGCACCAAGGGCTAGCGGCCCCAGGATGGCTTGCCGTCTCAGGGTGGGCCTTGATCGCCGGTACGGTCGTATTTTCGGGCAGCCTCTATGTCTTGGCACTGACGGGTCAAACTATGCTAGGGGCCTGGCACTGA
- a CDS encoding ferredoxin-thioredoxin reductase variable chain, giving the protein MNVGERVRIKESVIFYHHPLHRNEAFDAKGLEGVVVTILTDYKGRPISPNFPVQVEFEVEGAKRPMRAHLKQDELELL; this is encoded by the coding sequence ATGAATGTTGGCGAACGCGTCCGAATCAAAGAATCGGTTATTTTTTATCACCACCCGCTGCACCGCAACGAAGCCTTCGATGCTAAAGGTTTAGAGGGAGTCGTTGTGACTATTCTCACCGACTACAAGGGTCGCCCCATCAGCCCTAACTTTCCGGTTCAGGTGGAGTTTGAGGTCGAGGGGGCTAAGCGGCCCATGCGCGCTCACCTCAAGCAAGATGAGTTAGAACTGCTCTAA
- a CDS encoding ABC transporter substrate-binding protein, protein MDFTTVRPGQLSIIANDFDARPMSFVQDGDRQGYEPAVARAVSEALGLVPVWFDCPPEEFYPTLSTGDYDVVWFSQAITQDRRAWADFTRPYGRFDEAVLVREDSPIQTMEDLSGKRLGSLAGSSPLILTEALPDLEWVPFEGADHTRPTLLTALGQGAIDALVGDALLLLTAEADTTSLRVAFQIPTQHPFGVGVLPGNRELLEALNQAINQLIMNGTLAKLWAQWIPYKPFPF, encoded by the coding sequence ATGGACTTTACCACCGTTCGCCCTGGGCAGCTTTCCATCATTGCTAACGATTTCGATGCCCGGCCGATGAGTTTTGTGCAAGATGGCGATCGCCAGGGCTACGAACCGGCTGTGGCGCGGGCGGTGAGCGAGGCCCTGGGGTTGGTGCCGGTGTGGTTTGACTGCCCACCCGAAGAGTTTTACCCCACCCTTAGCACTGGCGATTACGACGTGGTGTGGTTTAGCCAGGCTATTACCCAAGATCGCCGCGCCTGGGCCGACTTTACCCGCCCCTACGGTCGCTTTGACGAGGCCGTGCTAGTGCGCGAAGACAGCCCTATCCAGACGATGGAAGACCTATCGGGCAAGCGGCTCGGCTCCCTGGCGGGCAGCAGCCCACTCATTCTCACTGAAGCTTTGCCTGACCTAGAATGGGTGCCGTTCGAAGGGGCCGACCACACCCGACCTACCTTGCTGACGGCCCTGGGCCAGGGCGCGATCGATGCCCTGGTGGGCGATGCCCTGCTGCTACTTACCGCCGAGGCCGACACTACTAGTCTGCGAGTAGCTTTTCAAATTCCCACCCAACACCCCTTTGGCGTTGGGGTGTTGCCAGGCAACCGGGAACTGCTGGAGGCCCTCAATCAGGCGATCAATCAGCTAATTATGAACGGCACCCTGGCTAAGCTGTGGGCCCAGTGGATTCCTTACAAGCCGTTTCCGTTTTAG